A portion of the Terriglobia bacterium genome contains these proteins:
- a CDS encoding TlpA family protein disulfide reductase, translated as MSSYGARLNAAEPGQSPGAKPAPKPFEIPLINARKFNETLKKLRGKVVVVNMWATWCVPCRKEFPLLVELYRQYKSKGMELLAISNDDLQNLDDVKDFVRERNARFPAYIVDPDGANDLREAIYPEWTGGLPSTFVFDRHGDLKGKILGMLDREEFDNTIKPLL; from the coding sequence ATGTCCTCTTACGGCGCCCGCTTGAATGCGGCGGAACCGGGTCAGTCTCCTGGCGCAAAGCCGGCACCCAAACCGTTTGAGATCCCTCTCATCAACGCCCGGAAATTCAACGAAACGCTGAAGAAGCTCAGAGGCAAAGTCGTTGTGGTCAACATGTGGGCCACCTGGTGCGTCCCCTGTCGAAAAGAGTTCCCATTGCTGGTTGAGCTCTACCGGCAGTACAAATCCAAGGGGATGGAACTTCTGGCGATATCGAACGATGATCTCCAGAATCTTGACGATGTTAAGGATTTTGTCAGGGAGCGCAACGCTCGATTCCCCGCTTACATCGTCGATCCTGATGGGGCAAACGATTTGCGGGAAGCAATTTATCCGGAATGGACCGGAGGGCTGCCCTCAACGTTCGTCTTCGATCGTCACGGTGATCTGAAAGGAAAAATCCTGGGAATGCTTGACCGTGAGGAGTTTGATAACACGATTAAACCCTTGCTCTGA
- a CDS encoding ferritin-like domain-containing protein, with amino-acid sequence MDSKEFVKQLQTANDKILERLRSTVDVHSGPEAAMSIPSLLKIALKNEVEATELAAVWMPTTTNVEVKMAFARQVGDEAKHYRLIEERLHQLGESLEGFNPLSHGYSPLFKFLSVLRDMVDRVAAAQFTREAIAVVKNEQFIALCEAKGDHETARLYRDIIQPDEEFHHELGRRLLEKYATTEELQANARLSARQTLELADELQGLAYQQLGIHHAPGC; translated from the coding sequence ATGGACAGCAAAGAATTCGTGAAGCAACTTCAAACAGCCAATGACAAGATCCTGGAACGCCTCCGCTCCACTGTTGATGTTCACTCCGGGCCGGAAGCGGCGATGTCCATTCCGAGTCTCTTGAAGATCGCCCTGAAAAATGAAGTCGAGGCCACGGAGTTGGCAGCGGTTTGGATGCCGACCACCACGAATGTAGAGGTGAAGATGGCTTTCGCGCGCCAGGTGGGCGATGAAGCCAAACACTACCGGCTTATCGAGGAGCGGCTTCATCAGTTGGGAGAATCGCTGGAGGGGTTCAATCCTCTCAGTCACGGCTATTCGCCGCTGTTCAAATTTTTGAGTGTGCTCCGTGATATGGTGGATCGCGTGGCCGCCGCCCAATTTACCCGCGAGGCCATCGCCGTGGTCAAGAACGAACAGTTCATTGCCTTGTGTGAAGCGAAGGGCGATCATGAAACGGCGCGCCTTTATCGGGACATCATCCAACCGGATGAGGAATTCCATCACGAGCTGGGTCGAAGGCTCCTGGAAAAGTATGCCACGACCGAGGAATTGCAGGCGAATGCCCGTCTCAGCGCCCGGCAAACGCTGGAGCTGGCGGATGAACTGCAGGGTCTTGCTTACCAGCAACTCGGAATTCACCATGCTCCCGGCTGTTGA
- a CDS encoding heme-binding protein, translating into MINVPKLTLEDVKKIMDAAESKARSIGVDMDIAIVDDGGHLLMFLRMDGAKITSIQVSIDKAFTAAGARRPTHEYAAVAGAGGPAFGIHVSHQGRFSIVGGGFPIFVEGRIVGAVGCSSGTAEQDREVAEAAIQTFLKGMSKKG; encoded by the coding sequence ATGATTAATGTTCCCAAACTGACGCTCGAGGATGTTAAAAAAATTATGGACGCGGCGGAATCGAAGGCGCGCTCCATCGGTGTGGACATGGACATTGCCATCGTGGACGACGGCGGCCATCTGCTCATGTTCCTCCGAATGGACGGCGCCAAGATCACCTCCATCCAGGTCTCGATTGACAAGGCATTCACGGCGGCCGGGGCGCGCCGTCCGACGCATGAATACGCTGCGGTCGCCGGCGCCGGAGGCCCTGCCTTCGGCATTCACGTCAGCCACCAGGGACGTTTTTCCATCGTCGGAGGCGGATTTCCCATCTTTGTGGAAGGACGCATCGTCGGAGCCGTGGGGTGCAGTTCGGGAACAGCGGAACAGGACCGCGAAGTGGCTGAGGCAGCCATACAGACGTTTTTGAAAGGCATGTCCAAAAAGGGCTAG
- a CDS encoding aminomethyltransferase family protein produces the protein MMKRTVLHDIEKALGAAFEVRSTPGPEAGQETWEIASVYSTVEEEYAAVRERIGLFDFSHRGKIRVKGPDSLKYLHGQVTNEIKKLPLHSGCYAFALTHKGALVGDLNIYRTGKEELLIDTSEFCAHRVFDQLLRFAISDEVEIENITENICHLGIHGPGTIRFLLEQLQNGGAEGTWPPNSIQELTLESSRFLAARQGYGKETGWTGEEGFDLFLEGQDPEKLWKTLLEKGKPYGLKCAGSDAFHTLRLEAGVPLYGVDMTEDHLPQEVLASADDFRRAISTDKGCYIGQEVVARLVSRGHVNRVLAGMILNGANEPQTGSQLFDGGKAAGVLTSTSWSPSRRKIVGLGYIPSLRNGPDNEFSVGTPDSTIQAKVVSLPFYTAKIAGGEELSNLNWTTGTH, from the coding sequence ATGATGAAGAGAACAGTTCTCCACGACATTGAAAAAGCGCTTGGCGCGGCCTTTGAAGTCCGATCCACACCCGGCCCGGAAGCCGGACAAGAGACCTGGGAAATCGCATCCGTCTATTCGACGGTTGAAGAGGAATATGCAGCGGTCCGCGAGCGGATAGGATTGTTCGACTTCTCCCACCGGGGAAAAATCCGGGTGAAAGGCCCCGACAGCCTCAAGTACCTGCACGGACAGGTCACCAACGAGATCAAGAAACTGCCCTTGCATTCCGGATGTTATGCCTTTGCATTAACCCACAAAGGGGCCCTCGTCGGAGACTTGAACATATACCGGACCGGCAAGGAAGAACTTCTGATCGATACTTCCGAGTTCTGTGCGCACCGGGTTTTTGATCAACTGCTGCGCTTCGCGATATCCGATGAGGTGGAGATCGAAAACATCACTGAAAACATCTGCCACCTCGGCATCCACGGGCCGGGAACCATCCGTTTCCTTCTCGAACAGCTCCAGAATGGCGGGGCGGAAGGGACGTGGCCGCCGAATTCCATTCAGGAGCTCACCCTGGAATCCAGCCGGTTCCTCGCCGCTCGACAAGGCTATGGCAAAGAGACGGGGTGGACCGGGGAGGAGGGCTTCGATCTCTTTCTGGAGGGACAGGATCCTGAGAAATTGTGGAAGACACTCCTGGAAAAAGGCAAGCCATATGGCCTGAAATGCGCCGGCTCGGATGCCTTTCACACATTGCGCCTGGAAGCCGGGGTTCCCCTTTACGGGGTGGACATGACAGAGGATCATCTTCCACAAGAAGTTCTTGCTTCCGCGGATGACTTTCGCCGGGCCATTTCCACCGACAAGGGATGTTACATCGGACAGGAAGTCGTCGCCCGCCTTGTTTCTCGCGGACATGTGAACCGTGTCCTCGCAGGAATGATTTTGAACGGGGCAAATGAACCCCAGACGGGTTCTCAACTGTTTGACGGGGGAAAGGCGGCCGGGGTGTTAACCAGCACCTCTTGGTCCCCTTCCCGGAGGAAGATCGTGGGGCTCGGGTACATCCCTTCCCTCCGGAATGGGCCGGACAATGAATTCTCGGTTGGCACGCCGGATTCGACGATTCAGGCGAAGGTGGTTTCCCTTCCCTTCTACACAGCAAAAATTGCAGGTGGAGAGGAGCTTTCCAACCTGAATTGGACGACCGGGACGCACTGA
- a CDS encoding MFS transporter translates to MRQKSSLFTIFLIVFIDLLGFGIVVPYLPSYAVEKFQATNFEVGLLMASFSFMQFIFAPIWGGLSDRKGRRPILIMSLAGASLSYWILGTANTLPLLFFSRLLSGTAAANISTAQAYVSDTTTPENRAKGMGMIGAAFGLGFIFGPAIGGALSHVDYSLPAYFGCGLSALAMLMTVFLLPESLQPTRDRVTVGRQIGPRAILKAFTHPHLGLLFAIFFIFTFSFSCYETTFPLVGLKKFGYHPAQIGLWFAYVGVVTAAIQGGLIGRLAKRYGERKLIIMGVVLTIIGIVFIPYSPGMKVLAAVLLSLGVGAGITNPSLSSFISLSAEATEQGSVLGMSQSLSSLARILGPIWGGFGMQHWGFGFPYLTCGVLLALALLSGLRLLNARAVVNQPIA, encoded by the coding sequence ATGAGACAAAAATCTTCCCTGTTCACGATCTTTCTCATCGTTTTCATTGATCTGCTCGGCTTTGGCATTGTTGTCCCCTACCTTCCCTCGTATGCGGTCGAAAAATTCCAGGCGACCAATTTCGAAGTGGGCTTGCTGATGGCCAGCTTTTCCTTCATGCAATTCATTTTTGCCCCGATCTGGGGTGGCCTGTCGGATCGCAAAGGGCGTCGGCCCATTCTGATTATGAGCCTGGCGGGCGCCAGCCTTTCCTATTGGATCCTGGGGACTGCGAACACCCTGCCGCTTCTTTTCTTCTCACGTCTCCTCTCCGGAACTGCCGCCGCCAATATTTCAACGGCACAAGCCTACGTGAGCGACACGACGACCCCGGAGAACCGCGCCAAAGGGATGGGAATGATCGGGGCCGCGTTCGGGCTCGGGTTTATCTTTGGACCAGCGATCGGCGGAGCACTCAGCCACGTGGATTACTCCCTCCCGGCATACTTTGGGTGTGGGCTTTCAGCGCTGGCCATGTTGATGACCGTGTTTTTGCTGCCTGAATCCCTCCAGCCCACCCGGGACAGGGTCACCGTGGGACGCCAGATTGGTCCCCGTGCCATCTTGAAAGCATTCACTCATCCTCACCTGGGACTGCTTTTTGCCATTTTCTTCATCTTTACTTTCTCTTTTTCATGTTACGAAACGACCTTCCCACTGGTAGGTCTCAAGAAGTTCGGTTATCACCCGGCCCAGATCGGACTCTGGTTCGCTTATGTAGGCGTGGTGACCGCAGCAATCCAGGGTGGCCTTATTGGCCGGCTGGCAAAACGATATGGCGAGCGCAAGTTAATCATCATGGGTGTCGTTCTAACCATCATTGGCATCGTCTTCATTCCCTATTCGCCGGGCATGAAGGTCCTCGCCGCGGTCCTCCTTTCGCTTGGTGTTGGAGCAGGAATCACCAATCCCTCTCTCTCCAGTTTTATCTCGCTTTCGGCTGAAGCCACGGAGCAAGGCAGCGTGCTGGGAATGTCTCAGTCGCTATCGAGCCTGGCGAGGATCCTGGGGCCGATCTGGGGCGGTTTCGGCATGCAGCACTGGGGATTTGGGTTTCCTTACCTGACTTGTGGCGTGTTGCTGGCCTTGGCGCTGCTGTCCGGACTCAGGCTCCTCAATGCGCGTGCTGTCGTCAATCAGCCGATCGCTTAA
- a CDS encoding nucleoside hydrolase, translated as MPLPVILDCDPGHDDAVAILLACASPELEVLGISTVAGNVPLEKTSKNALKICELAKLDHVKVYAGMSRPLVKDLLTAEEVHGKSGLDGPDLPLPRRSLEPKHSVDFIIEELLRSKEPITLIPTGPLTNIAMALVREPRIRSRIREIVLMGGAIAEGNTTPAAEFNIYVDPHAADVVFRSGVPVTMIGLDVTHQALTLPDRLNRIRALNSRTALVVAQLIEFFQEHHRVKYGMAGPPLHDPCAVAAVVDRTLFHFKSMHVAIELEGRHTQGRTVCDLWDVTGNPANAQVALSIDAPRFFDLLISRLAAYP; from the coding sequence ATGCCCCTCCCGGTTATCCTCGATTGCGACCCTGGACACGATGATGCGGTAGCCATTCTGCTGGCCTGCGCATCTCCCGAACTGGAAGTGCTGGGAATTTCCACTGTGGCCGGGAATGTCCCCCTTGAAAAAACGTCGAAGAACGCACTGAAGATTTGTGAGCTCGCAAAGCTCGATCACGTCAAGGTATACGCCGGCATGTCGCGCCCCCTGGTGAAGGACCTGTTGACTGCCGAGGAGGTGCATGGGAAGAGCGGGCTCGATGGGCCGGACTTGCCTCTCCCAAGGCGCTCGCTGGAACCGAAACACAGCGTCGACTTCATCATCGAAGAATTACTGCGTTCGAAGGAACCTATTACCCTCATTCCCACGGGGCCCTTGACCAATATTGCGATGGCCCTCGTCAGAGAACCGCGCATCCGAAGCCGCATTCGCGAGATTGTCTTGATGGGGGGAGCGATTGCTGAGGGCAATACTACTCCCGCGGCGGAATTCAACATCTATGTGGATCCTCATGCGGCGGATGTTGTTTTCCGCAGCGGCGTTCCTGTGACGATGATCGGGCTCGATGTGACGCACCAGGCCCTCACGCTTCCGGACCGGTTGAACCGGATCCGGGCGTTGAATTCGCGCACGGCCCTGGTGGTGGCCCAGTTGATTGAGTTCTTCCAGGAGCACCATCGCGTCAAGTATGGAATGGCGGGGCCGCCGCTCCATGATCCCTGCGCCGTGGCCGCCGTCGTGGATCGGACCCTCTTCCATTTCAAGAGTATGCATGTGGCGATCGAACTGGAGGGGAGACACACTCAGGGTCGGACCGTGTGCGACTTATGGGACGTTACCGGAAATCCCGCAAATGCCCAGGTAGCCCTCTCCATCGACGCCCCGCGGTTCTTTGATTTGCTGATCTCCCGCCTGGCTGCTTATCCATAA
- a CDS encoding FG-GAP-like repeat-containing protein: MPYSYRRGVQSHRSISISGSMLVLLVTLLGSIGQSNAAQGCSSPNFLVAPSLGVLSNPWLIAVEDFNKDGIPDLASVDSSRISIVLGNGDNTFRPSNTYTAGTHPDSLATGDFNGDGFPDLAAASSNSDDIYIWLGNGDGTFRSAPSLKTGGQQNVRALYINDFNNDGRMDLAVLSDYSTRGVIVLLGNGNGTFGPGNLIDTTVQPLSLAVGDFNGDGKLDLALMTNLPDTSLLVMLGNGDGTFQRSKTYNSGNAYSVAAGDFNRDGKVDIVVGSMYPGNGISILLGNGDGSFQNPVSYAAGLYTYGVLVGDFNGDGNPDVAAANDGSGDVSIWLGRGDGTLNAAQNYGAGRGVKFLVQADFNRDGKVDLLAGPSLSLLVGNGDGTFRGLVNYSVGRVPSSVAVADFNGDGKPDLAVADAATQTGTQGDVSILLGTGDGSFLPPVRYPAGTQPRFISTADFNNDGRTDVAVADINTNKVWILLGNGDGSFQPAVGKDVASYNPKALVIADFNADGNSDLAVVGTSYVTVLLGNGDGSFQPLIYYTVGLVQSVTAGDFNGDGKLDLVVGSDYYDQRISVLFGNGDGTFQPPLVTASGMVPVFLTAGDFDQDGKMDLAMAGPFSGGLSVFRGNGNGTFQAPLRYATGYNPYSIVVADLNGDGKSDLAVANVDSPNTNPGSISLLLGNGNGTFQPAVNYVVGANPRGIAAGDFNRDGKIDLVTANQGSDSVSILINTCSTPGCSNISISSSSPSQPVVGAPYSSSLTASGGVPPYTFILSFGPLPGGITLSPSGTLSGVPNIAGQFNLTVTATDSQGCSKGFSFILGIQPAQTTTTLATSLNPSLLGQMVTLTATVSVNPPSSGSPTGKVVFWDAGTKMGEVSVTNGSASLTTSSLIAGEHRLEASYFGDTNFTESRSSTLVQSVTAGTVDLSLTNTALQNPVDAGSNFTYRISVTNLTSSPATNVTVSSPLPTSTTYQLLSAPTPWTCFLPSVGTSGTVKCSRSTMATPGPEDLFLTVKVACSVPSGSILTSTAILNSNEADSNTANNSSTSTVTVSNPTAITPTAQSFPSAGGTGTISITAPTGCGWSASSNASFITISSGSSGTGNGTVSYSVTANTDINPRTGTITILGQAFTVSQLPAQRGISQVQLPVPAGGSNTTSTMATSSTVQAGYVTVTTSPAKNNGESSALAIGDEPFGTAVFSVSQNDIVVSEAGVPASPPTTSARIFIDYRSNAASKLDRAEDGTININTGFAFVNLGTAAANISYRLLDSLGQDHAPIGHGTLAPGAHHALFIDQLQQIAPDFVLPSDFTNFAGLGSLEITSDQPLSVVALRLVGNQRGETLLTTTPIADLQRAPVAGPLYFPQLADGGGYQTSLTLLNTSSTWESGTIQILDNRGTLLAVHLAGDPGGPASEFRYNIPSRGLYILQTDGAPSGVNTGSVQVVPDAGSLAPVGAGVFSYSTGGIRVTESGIPSATATTHARIYVDLSGGHNTGIAIAAPDGRPLHLTLNAFQTDGGTPAGSGFLDLTGNGHGASFANELIRSLPDGFTGILDISAPSPFVALTLRSLKNGRGDFLITTFPVADFSQPAPAPVVFPQIADGGGYRTQFILLGTARPLDTTLKFFADDGTPLAVGRKAASPR; encoded by the coding sequence ATGCCTTATTCATATCGAAGAGGTGTCCAATCCCACAGGTCCATTTCCATTTCAGGTTCCATGCTGGTCTTGCTGGTTACTCTTCTGGGATCTATTGGACAGTCCAACGCCGCCCAAGGGTGTAGTTCCCCCAACTTCTTGGTGGCCCCATCCCTAGGGGTTCTCTCGAACCCTTGGTTGATTGCTGTGGAGGATTTTAACAAGGATGGAATCCCGGATCTGGCATCCGTTGATAGCTCCAGAATATCGATAGTGTTGGGGAACGGGGACAATACATTTAGACCATCGAACACCTACACAGCCGGAACCCATCCCGATTCGCTTGCAACAGGAGACTTCAATGGAGACGGCTTTCCCGATCTGGCTGCCGCCAGCAGCAACTCCGATGACATCTACATCTGGCTCGGAAATGGGGACGGGACCTTTCGCTCCGCGCCCAGCTTGAAGACGGGGGGTCAGCAGAATGTTCGGGCACTCTACATAAACGACTTCAATAATGATGGACGAATGGACTTGGCAGTACTTAGTGACTACTCCACACGCGGGGTCATTGTCCTCCTGGGTAACGGGAATGGCACCTTTGGTCCTGGCAATCTGATCGATACCACCGTCCAACCTCTCTCCCTCGCGGTTGGAGATTTCAACGGGGATGGTAAGCTCGACCTGGCTCTTATGACCAACCTCCCCGACACCAGTTTATTGGTGATGTTAGGAAATGGGGACGGCACCTTCCAGCGATCGAAAACATACAATTCGGGCAATGCATATTCAGTCGCTGCGGGGGACTTTAATCGCGACGGTAAAGTCGACATTGTCGTCGGAAGCATGTATCCAGGAAACGGAATTTCGATTCTCTTGGGAAATGGAGATGGGAGTTTCCAAAATCCCGTCAGTTATGCAGCAGGGCTTTATACGTATGGTGTGCTTGTCGGTGATTTCAACGGGGACGGTAACCCGGATGTGGCCGCAGCAAACGACGGATCGGGAGACGTTTCAATATGGCTGGGTCGAGGAGATGGGACATTGAATGCGGCACAAAACTATGGCGCCGGACGCGGTGTGAAATTCCTCGTCCAAGCAGATTTCAATAGAGACGGAAAGGTCGATTTGCTTGCCGGACCGAGCCTGTCGCTGCTGGTTGGAAATGGGGATGGGACGTTTCGTGGGTTGGTAAATTACAGTGTGGGGAGAGTCCCATCTTCAGTGGCGGTGGCGGATTTCAACGGGGATGGCAAACCTGATCTGGCAGTGGCCGATGCCGCCACCCAAACAGGGACCCAGGGCGATGTTTCCATCCTCCTTGGAACCGGAGACGGTTCGTTCCTTCCTCCGGTCCGTTATCCGGCAGGAACTCAACCGCGATTCATTTCCACGGCGGACTTCAACAACGATGGACGGACCGACGTGGCCGTTGCAGATATTAATACAAACAAGGTGTGGATCCTGCTGGGTAATGGCGATGGTTCTTTTCAACCTGCGGTCGGCAAGGACGTGGCCAGTTACAATCCGAAGGCGTTAGTCATTGCAGATTTTAATGCCGATGGGAATTCCGACCTGGCGGTCGTGGGAACTTCCTACGTGACGGTTCTCCTGGGTAATGGCGATGGAAGTTTTCAACCGCTCATCTACTACACGGTTGGACTTGTCCAGAGTGTTACGGCCGGCGATTTTAATGGAGACGGCAAACTAGACCTGGTGGTGGGGAGCGACTATTATGATCAGCGCATCTCGGTCCTGTTTGGAAACGGCGATGGAACATTTCAACCGCCCCTGGTGACCGCCTCAGGCATGGTGCCTGTCTTTCTTACTGCCGGGGATTTTGATCAGGATGGGAAAATGGATCTGGCCATGGCGGGTCCGTTCTCCGGCGGCCTCTCGGTTTTCCGCGGCAATGGGAATGGGACGTTCCAAGCCCCGCTTAGGTATGCGACCGGCTATAACCCCTATTCGATTGTTGTGGCTGATCTCAACGGTGACGGGAAGAGTGACCTGGCGGTGGCGAATGTGGACTCGCCTAACACAAATCCTGGAAGCATTTCCCTGCTTCTGGGGAATGGGAATGGAACTTTCCAACCGGCTGTAAATTATGTCGTGGGTGCTAACCCCCGAGGCATTGCCGCAGGGGATTTCAATAGGGACGGGAAGATTGACCTCGTTACGGCAAATCAAGGATCAGATAGTGTCTCGATCCTGATTAATACGTGCTCAACTCCGGGTTGCTCGAACATCTCCATCAGTTCCAGCTCGCCATCCCAGCCCGTGGTGGGCGCCCCGTACAGTTCATCCCTGACTGCGAGCGGGGGAGTGCCGCCCTATACCTTCATCCTCAGCTTCGGTCCCTTGCCTGGTGGAATCACTCTTTCTCCTTCGGGCACCTTGTCCGGTGTGCCAAACATAGCGGGGCAGTTCAACTTGACAGTAACGGCGACTGATTCTCAAGGTTGCTCCAAAGGCTTCTCTTTCATCCTGGGAATTCAACCCGCCCAGACTACGACGACTTTAGCCACCTCCTTGAATCCTTCGTTATTGGGACAGATGGTGACACTCACGGCAACCGTCTCGGTGAATCCCCCTTCATCAGGGAGCCCCACGGGCAAGGTAGTCTTCTGGGATGCCGGAACCAAAATGGGCGAAGTTTCTGTCACTAACGGCTCCGCCTCGTTAACGACCTCGAGTTTGATCGCGGGTGAGCACCGTCTCGAAGCAAGTTATTTTGGAGACACCAACTTCACTGAAAGTCGCTCTTCGACCTTGGTTCAATCCGTAACCGCGGGGACAGTTGATTTGTCTCTGACAAACACAGCTCTGCAAAATCCTGTGGATGCAGGATCGAACTTCACCTATCGGATTTCGGTCACGAATCTGACTTCCAGCCCAGCCACAAACGTTACGGTGTCGTCCCCCCTCCCAACTTCCACAACCTATCAATTGCTCTCAGCTCCGACACCCTGGACCTGTTTTCTTCCCTCAGTTGGAACTTCGGGAACCGTGAAGTGCAGCCGGAGTACAATGGCAACCCCTGGACCGGAGGACCTGTTCTTGACGGTCAAAGTCGCCTGCTCTGTGCCGAGTGGCAGCATCTTGACGAGCACCGCCATTCTCAACTCCAATGAGGCCGACTCGAACACCGCGAACAACTCCAGCACCTCCACGGTTACCGTCTCCAATCCAACCGCCATCACTCCAACAGCGCAGTCGTTCCCTTCCGCCGGAGGCACCGGAACAATCAGCATCACCGCTCCCACCGGCTGTGGATGGTCAGCCTCCAGCAATGCCAGCTTCATTACCATCAGCTCGGGCAGCAGTGGGACAGGCAACGGCACCGTGAGCTATTCAGTCACTGCCAATACCGACATCAATCCCCGCACTGGGACAATCACCATCCTGGGGCAAGCCTTTACCGTGAGTCAACTCCCAGCCCAGCGTGGTATTTCCCAGGTACAACTTCCAGTCCCCGCCGGAGGAAGCAACACGACCAGTACTATGGCCACGAGCAGTACAGTGCAGGCCGGTTATGTCACCGTCACGACCAGTCCTGCCAAGAACAATGGCGAGAGCTCTGCCCTCGCTATTGGCGATGAACCTTTTGGAACAGCGGTATTCAGCGTCAGCCAGAATGATATTGTAGTCAGCGAGGCCGGTGTGCCGGCTTCCCCGCCCACTACTTCGGCCCGGATCTTCATTGACTATCGGAGCAATGCGGCGAGCAAACTGGATCGGGCGGAAGACGGGACAATTAACATCAATACGGGTTTTGCGTTCGTCAATCTGGGAACGGCCGCGGCCAACATTTCCTATCGGCTCCTTGATAGCCTGGGACAGGATCATGCCCCCATCGGGCATGGAACGTTGGCTCCCGGGGCTCACCACGCGTTGTTCATTGATCAACTCCAACAGATTGCCCCAGATTTCGTCCTGCCATCCGATTTCACCAACTTCGCGGGCTTAGGATCACTCGAGATCACAAGCGATCAGCCGCTCTCCGTCGTGGCCTTGCGCCTGGTCGGGAACCAGCGTGGGGAAACTCTATTGACCACCACACCAATAGCGGATCTCCAAAGGGCTCCCGTGGCCGGCCCCCTCTATTTTCCTCAACTGGCTGACGGTGGCGGATATCAGACATCTCTCACTCTTCTGAATACATCCAGCACCTGGGAAAGCGGGACCATTCAAATTTTGGACAACCGAGGAACGCTTCTGGCGGTCCATCTCGCGGGTGACCCGGGCGGGCCGGCGTCTGAATTCCGTTACAACATTCCATCAAGAGGCCTCTACATTCTGCAGACGGATGGTGCGCCCTCCGGTGTCAACACAGGTTCGGTTCAAGTGGTGCCGGATGCCGGTAGCCTGGCTCCCGTCGGTGCAGGGGTGTTCAGCTATAGCACAGGTGGAATCCGGGTGACGGAGTCGGGGATTCCCTCCGCTACTGCGACCACCCACGCGCGGATCTATGTCGACCTCTCCGGCGGCCACAACACCGGGATCGCGATTGCGGCACCTGACGGACGTCCACTTCACTTGACCTTGAATGCCTTCCAAACGGATGGCGGAACCCCGGCGGGCAGTGGGTTTCTCGACCTCACCGGAAATGGACACGGCGCCAGCTTTGCCAATGAGTTGATTCGATCGCTGCCGGACGGCTTCACAGGGATTCTGGATATCTCAGCCCCCTCTCCGTTCGTCGCGCTGACCTTGCGGTCCCTGAAGAATGGCCGGGGTGATTTCCTGATCACTACCTTTCCTGTGGCCGACTTCAGCCAGCCTGCACCCGCCCCTGTGGTGTTTCCGCAGATTGCGGACGGGGGAGGATACCGCACACAGTTCATTCTGCTAGGCACCGCCCGTCCCTTAGACACGACCCTCAAGTTCTTCGCCGATGATGGCACCCCTTTGGCCGTGGGAAGAAAAGCGGCGAGTCCGCGATAG
- a CDS encoding phosphoesterase, which yields MKLRILHHDNCFDGASSAALFGRFYTEMVNPGAEICYTGLTHKSEKQFNECLFDGDENVIVDFKYSPSPRLTWWFDHHKSAFLTKEDEDHFRQDHSGKKFVNPDFKSCTKFIATTLAEKFDFKVNGLSELIYWADLIDGAQYPDARTAVEMKEPAMKLTLLIESNREPELLQQIIRELAVRPLADLAAEHCSGERFQLLWAQHERAIQLIGQRAVSEKAVVFFDLSDTDVEGYNKFIPYFLHPEGVYTVSVLSTPMRAKVSVGSNPWNQSRRTHNLAEICERYGGGGHAQVAAISFPTCDLESAKKAARQIVEELQEA from the coding sequence ATGAAACTGAGAATCCTGCATCACGACAACTGCTTTGATGGCGCCTCTTCGGCGGCGTTGTTTGGCCGTTTTTACACGGAGATGGTCAATCCCGGGGCGGAGATCTGTTACACGGGGCTGACCCACAAGTCAGAGAAGCAGTTCAATGAATGCCTTTTTGACGGCGATGAGAACGTCATCGTGGATTTCAAGTACTCTCCTTCGCCTCGCCTCACCTGGTGGTTCGACCACCACAAGAGCGCCTTTCTCACCAAGGAGGATGAGGATCATTTCCGTCAGGACCATAGCGGCAAGAAGTTTGTGAACCCCGACTTCAAATCCTGCACCAAGTTCATCGCGACCACGCTGGCGGAAAAGTTCGATTTCAAGGTGAACGGGCTTTCGGAGTTGATTTACTGGGCGGATCTCATTGACGGCGCCCAGTATCCGGATGCCCGCACGGCCGTGGAAATGAAGGAGCCGGCGATGAAACTGACGTTGCTGATCGAGTCCAACCGCGAACCGGAGCTCCTGCAGCAGATTATCCGCGAGCTGGCGGTCCGCCCGCTGGCGGATCTGGCGGCTGAGCATTGCTCCGGCGAAAGGTTCCAATTGCTCTGGGCACAGCATGAGCGAGCGATCCAATTGATCGGCCAGCGGGCAGTCTCCGAGAAGGCGGTCGTGTTCTTCGATCTCAGCGATACGGACGTGGAAGGGTACAACAAGTTCATCCCCTATTTTCTCCACCCGGAGGGCGTGTATACCGTCAGTGTGCTCTCGACTCCCATGCGGGCCAAGGTTTCGGTCGGATCGAACCCCTGGAACCAGTCGAGGCGTACGCATAACCTTGCCGAGATCTGTGAACGATATGGCGGCGGGGGTCATGCGCAGGTTGCCGCGATCTCCTTCCCTACCTGCGATCTTGAAAGCGCCAAGAAAGCTGCACGACAGATTGTTGAAGAACTTCAAGAGGCGTAG